CGTAATATCTTGACCTGTTTTTAAAATACCCGTGGCGTTACCACAACCCACAATGGCAGGAATACCCATTTCCCGAGCTATAATTGCGGCATGGCAGGTGCGGCCCCCTTGATTGGTAACGATCGCACTGGCTTTTTTCATAATCGGTTCCCAGTCAGGATCGGTTTTATTGGTGACTAAAACTTCCCCCTCCTTAAATTGCCCAATTTCGTGGACATCGAGGATGACACGGGCTAAACCTTGCCCAATCATTTCCCCCACAGCCCTTCCTCTGACCAAGACTTTACCATCGCCGAGGAGTTTATAATCTTTAAGTACATTACCCGACTTACGAGATTGTACCGTTTCGGGACGGGCTTGGACAATGAATAACTCTCCCGTTTGCCCATCTTTTGCCCATTCAATATCCATGGGGGTAAGTTGTCCCCGTTTTTCGCTGTAATGATCTTCAATGATACAAGCCCATTTTGCAAGGAGCAAGGCTTCTTCATCGCTGATGGCATATTGTTGGCGTTTAGCTTCGGAGACAGGGACATTTTTAACCTTCTTGCCACCCCCTAAGTCATACACCATCTTGATTTCCTTAGAACCAAGACGCTTACTAAGGATCGGTTTAAAACCTTGTTTGAGGGTGGGTTTAAAGACGAAAAATTCGTCGGGGTTAACGGCACCCTGTACCACGTTTTCCCCTAAACCATAGGCAGCGGTAACAAAGGCAGCATCTTTAAAACCTGTTTCCGTGTCGATGCTGAACATTACCCCAGAGGAAGCCAAATCGGAGCGTACCATTTTCTGAACTCCCACCGATAACGCCACTTCAAAGTGATCAAACTTGTTGGTGGTGCGGTAAGAAATCGCCCTATCGGTGAAGATGGAGGCGAAACATTTATGGCAGGATTCTAATACGTCTTTTACCCCATGGACATTAAGATAAGTTTCCTGTTGCCCTGCGAAACTGGCATCGGGTAAATCTTCGGCGGTGGCAGACGATCGCACCGCCACATCGGTATCATAGACGCAATCGCGCAATCTCATCTGTTCTTCTTCGGTTTTTTCACACAAAGCAGGATCTGCTCCATATCTTTGGCACAATTTGAAGTAAGCATTGGCGATCGCCAGTTCCAACTCTTTAGGAAAAGGAGTATTCAAAACCAACGCCCTCGCCTGTTTACCCACCGACTGCAAACTAACAAGATTATCCACATCCAAATCTGCAAAGATTTTCCGTAACCCAGACTCTATCCCTGCTTTTTCCACAAAATAACGATAAGCATAGGCTGTCGTTGCGAAACCCGTCGGCACATTGACTCCCTTAGCGGTTAATTGTTGGATCATTTCCCCCAAGGACGCATTTTTTCCACCCACCATGGGGACATCTTCGATGCCAACCTCCTCAAACCAAAGGACAAATTTATTTTCGTGGTCAATGTCTGTGTTACTTTTTTCTGGAGCTGTATTCACCATAATAGCTAATCTCCTTAATTATTTTGCTTACTGCCAATGTATGGAGACAAAACAACATTTTGCTACCTCAAAACAATTAAATTGTCAAGATTTTTTACCTAAACAAATATAAGGTTTTGAAAAGTTGAATAATATCGTTTTTTACCTTAATATTTTTACTTTTCTCTCAACAAAATATTGCTTAAATATACTGATAGCTTATATTGTACAATGTTTTAGTAATATTTTTTAGCCTCTAACTTATTGGAAGATCTTTAAATAGTTAGTAATTTATTTATGATCCTATTTTCATTAAAGCAAATTAAATATGCTTATAATCAACCCTGATAAAAAACTTAATGTTTGTTATATTTTCTCAATTTTAAAAAAGAAAAAAACCCAATCATCACAAAATGACTGGGATAAAGAAAAGTAGTGTATGTAACAAAAGATGGATTGCCTAAAAAAAATTAAAATTTGAAATTTGCCCAATCTTTGGGTTGTAAGAAGAAGTCAGTTAATTGTGCCTCACGACTATCTTTTTCTGGTTGATAACCATATTCCCAACGGGTAAGAGGAGGTAAAGACATCAAAATTGATTCTGTACGTCCATTGGTTTGCAAACCAAAAATAGTACCACGGTCATAAACCAAATTAAACTCCACATAACGCCCCCGACGATATAGTTGGAAGTTACGCTCTTTTTCTCCGTATTCTATGGAATTACGACGCTCCACAATGGGTAAATAAGAGGGGAGAAAAGCGTTGCCACAAGTTTGGACAAAGGAAAATATATCTTCCCAGCTATGGTTCACTTTACCAACTTTTTCACTATATTGATGGGCTAATCCCTCATGGTTTGAACCTCCATAGAGTCTTCCTTCACTATTTTGATAGTCAAAGAAAATACCTCCTATTCCTCTGGCTTCTTGACGATGTTTGAGATAAAAATATTCGTCACACCATTTTTTAAAGGTTGGATAATATTCGGGATGATGGCGATCGCACCCTGCTTTTAAAGTTTGATGAAAATGAACCGCATCCTCCGCAAAACCATAATAGGGAGTTAAATCAGCACCACCGCCAAACCACCAAATAGGGCCTGCCTCAAAATAACGATAGTTTAAATGTACCGTTGGCACATAGGGATTTCGAGGATGAAGCACCATAGATGTACCTGTGGCATAGAAACCATGACCAGCACCTTCAGGACGCTGAATGAGAATAGAAGGAGGTAAAGTATCCCCCCAAACCTCAGAGAAGTTTACTCCCCCTTGTTCAAAAACGCCTCCATCACGAATCACTCTGGTGCGTCCTCCGCCCCCTTCTTTTCTTTCCCATTTATCTTCCTGAAAACGAGCTTTGCCATCGATTTCTTCTAAACCTTGACAGATTTGATCCTGTAACTCCATGACAAATTGCTTGGCTCTTTCTCTGGAGTTTTTAGGCACATCTATTTTTGCTTGATTAGATGGTTGATTTAATACCGTGGTCATATTAGCTTTTGTCAAAAAATAGTAGTCATGTCATTTATCACTATAAAGTGATTAAATAAAAAATAGCTAGTTTTTGCAATATAACTTTACAGTACAGGGGTTGATAAATAGAAGAAAAAGGGGTTGCTTTAGCGAACGTAGGAGGTTTGACAAAAAATCAAAGAGGTTTAATTTATGAAAGGTAAGGGGCTTAAACCCCTTGTTATAAGTTTAAGTAATGTAACAAATCCATGCAAAGATAATATAATCACCTTAAAATCAAATAAATAAAATCACTATTAAGTAATTAAATATGACATCAGCCGTAATTAAACCCCAAAGTAATAAAAAGAAAGCCATCAAAGAAACCCTATTAACCCCCAGATTTTATACTACCGACTTCGAGGCGATCGCCTCTATGGACATATCCAGCCAAGAAGACGAACTAAGAGCGATGTTAATCGAGATGAAAAACGACTATAATCGCAATCACTTCGTCAGAGATGAAGACTTTGAGAAAACATGGGATCATGTGGATGGAGAAACCCGTGCCGCCTTCATCGAATTTTTAGAGCGCTCTTGCACCTCCGAGTTTTCAGGCTTTATCCTTTTCAAAGAAATTTCTCGCCGTATCAAAGACAAAAACCCCCTCCTTGCCGAAATCTTTAACCTCATGGCAAGAGACGAAGCCCGTCATGCAGGATTTTTAAACAAAGCCATGAGCGACTTTAACATCTCTCTCGACTTAGGCTACCTAACCAAACATAGAGTTTATACCTTCTTCAAACCCGAATGGATTATTTACGCCGTTTACCTCTCCGAAAAAATTGGCTACTGGCGTTATATACTCATGTATCGTCATCTCGAAAAAAATCCTGACTACCAATTTTATCCCCTCTTCAAAAAATTTGAACATTGGTGTCAAGATGAAAGTCGTCACGGTGACATTTTCAACGCCTTACTCCGCTCTCAAAAATCCATGTGGCAAGGATGGAAAGCCAAATTATGGGCAAAATTCTTCCTTCTCTCGGTTTTTGCCACCCATACCCTCACAGTCCATGAAAGAGAAGACTTTTATCAATCCGTGGGTTTAGATGCCCAAGAATATGATCGTCAAGTAATTATCAAAACTAATCAAAC
The sequence above is a segment of the Cyanobacterium stanieri PCC 7202 genome. Coding sequences within it:
- a CDS encoding coproporphyrinogen oxidase (PFAM: Coproporphyrinogen III oxidase~COGs: COG0408 Coproporphyrinogen III oxidase~InterPro IPR001260:IPR018375~KEGG: cyn:Cyan7425_1891 coproporphyrinogen oxidase~PFAM: coproporphyrinogen III oxidase~PRIAM: Coproporphyrinogen oxidase~SPTR: Coproporphyrinogen oxidase), with amino-acid sequence MTTVLNQPSNQAKIDVPKNSRERAKQFVMELQDQICQGLEEIDGKARFQEDKWERKEGGGGRTRVIRDGGVFEQGGVNFSEVWGDTLPPSILIQRPEGAGHGFYATGTSMVLHPRNPYVPTVHLNYRYFEAGPIWWFGGGADLTPYYGFAEDAVHFHQTLKAGCDRHHPEYYPTFKKWCDEYFYLKHRQEARGIGGIFFDYQNSEGRLYGGSNHEGLAHQYSEKVGKVNHSWEDIFSFVQTCGNAFLPSYLPIVERRNSIEYGEKERNFQLYRRGRYVEFNLVYDRGTIFGLQTNGRTESILMSLPPLTRWEYGYQPEKDSREAQLTDFFLQPKDWANFKF
- a CDS encoding Mg-protoporphyrin IX monomethyl ester (oxidative) cyclase (PFAM: Rubrerythrin~TIGRFAM: magnesium-protoporphyrin IX monomethyl ester aerobic oxidative cyclase~InterPro IPR008434:IPR003251~KEGG: cyc:PCC7424_2605 magnesium-protoporphyrin IX monomethyl ester cyclase~PFAM: Rubrerythrin~PRIAM: Magnesium-protoporphyrin IX monomethyl ester (oxidative) cyclase~SPTR: Magnesium-protoporphyrin IX monomethyl ester aerobic oxidative cyclase;~TIGRFAM: magnesium-protoporphyrin IX monomethyl ester aerobic oxidative cyclase); the encoded protein is MTSAVIKPQSNKKKAIKETLLTPRFYTTDFEAIASMDISSQEDELRAMLIEMKNDYNRNHFVRDEDFEKTWDHVDGETRAAFIEFLERSCTSEFSGFILFKEISRRIKDKNPLLAEIFNLMARDEARHAGFLNKAMSDFNISLDLGYLTKHRVYTFFKPEWIIYAVYLSEKIGYWRYILMYRHLEKNPDYQFYPLFKKFEHWCQDESRHGDIFNALLRSQKSMWQGWKAKLWAKFFLLSVFATHTLTVHEREDFYQSVGLDAQEYDRQVIIKTNQTAAKAFPVILDTNNPTFFPRLEKCNEYNIKLQKIGASQQPQFIKLIRKIPIMVAIFWNLLCLYLLKSQDAEELRTVVL
- a CDS encoding phosphoenolpyruvate synthase (PFAM: PEP-utilising enzyme, mobile domain; PEP-utilising enzyme, TIM barrel domain; Pyruvate phosphate dikinase, PEP/pyruvate binding domain~TIGRFAM: phosphoenolpyruvate synthase~COGs: COG0574 Phosphoenolpyruvate synthase/pyruvate phosphate dikinase~InterProIPR002192:IPR008279:IPR000121:IPR018274:IPR 006319~KEGG: cyn:Cyan7425_2010 phosphoenolpyruvate synthase~PFAM: pyruvate phosphate dikinase PEP/pyruvate-binding; PEP-utilising protein mobile region; PEP-utilizing protein~PRIAM: Pyruvate, water dikinase~SPTR: Phosphoenolpyruvate synthase;~TIGRFAM: phosphoenolpyruvate synthase); protein product: MVNTAPEKSNTDIDHENKFVLWFEEVGIEDVPMVGGKNASLGEMIQQLTAKGVNVPTGFATTAYAYRYFVEKAGIESGLRKIFADLDVDNLVSLQSVGKQARALVLNTPFPKELELAIANAYFKLCQRYGADPALCEKTEEEQMRLRDCVYDTDVAVRSSATAEDLPDASFAGQQETYLNVHGVKDVLESCHKCFASIFTDRAISYRTTNKFDHFEVALSVGVQKMVRSDLASSGVMFSIDTETGFKDAAFVTAAYGLGENVVQGAVNPDEFFVFKPTLKQGFKPILSKRLGSKEIKMVYDLGGGKKVKNVPVSEAKRQQYAISDEEALLLAKWACIIEDHYSEKRGQLTPMDIEWAKDGQTGELFIVQARPETVQSRKSGNVLKDYKLLGDGKVLVRGRAVGEMIGQGLARVILDVHEIGQFKEGEVLVTNKTDPDWEPIMKKASAIVTNQGGRTCHAAIIAREMGIPAIVGCGNATGILKTGQDITVSCSEGEEGRVYEDLIPFDIIETPLDNLPTTRTQILMNVGNPEEAFKLASIPCNGVGLARLEFIIANHIKAHPLALMNFEQLKDERVKGEIAHLTRGYDHKADFFVDKVAQGVGAIAAAFYPNPVVVRMSDFKSNEYANLLGGADFEPHEENPMIGWRGASRYYDEKYRDAYGLECKALKRVRDEMGLTNVIPMIPFCRTPYEGRKVLAEMEKHGLKRGENGLQVYVMCEIPSNVILADQFSEIFDGFSIGSNDLTQLTLGLDRDSSLVAHIFDERNQAVKDMVRMVIEKAHQNNRKIGICGQAPSDYPEFARFLVELGIDSISLNPDSVLKTLLDIAKLEEKLGVDQ